A single Tamandua tetradactyla isolate mTamTet1 chromosome X, mTamTet1.pri, whole genome shotgun sequence DNA region contains:
- the CT47C1 gene encoding cancer/testis antigen family 47 member C1: protein MSAAEERDPGPGGRDDPRGVAETWAVLTDAGSGVVHNPEPVEGPAAGAAGVAMPGILQEAAGALQEEEGGQEAALPQIQEAENSEEDSDIEPAEEEDQNHEAGLDDVVEPRHFPLAGFRFMFLDLIHSLLQRIYYNHHILVRPHGDHVLVSQRPQTPGNQGDPPVLHVPESPREPPAPQASEDPGESPAFWQPGDPGEPPAFWQPGDPGEPPASWQPGDPGEPPAFWQPGDPGEPPASWQPEHPGEPPASWQPGDPGEPPASWQLEHPGEPPASWQPGDPGEPPALWQPEHPGEPPALWQPGDPGEPPALWQPEHPGEPPVFWQPGDPGEPPAFWQPGDPGEPPAFWQPEDPGDGPTSWQAEGQAGENASALQPEEPTEEAVDLEEMNKYQYENSEEEAQKAGGEEEKEAEQEQEKKNEEEEEGPKKDLDQAEGRPRKSSWEK, encoded by the exons ATGTCTGCCGCGGAAGAGCGAGACCCGGGCCCAGGCGGCCGGGACGACCCCAGGGGTGTGGCAGAAACCTGGGCCGTTTTGACTGATGCTGGTAGTGGGGTGGTCCACAACCCTGAGCCGGTCGAGGGCCCTGCGGCCGGGGCAGCGGGGGTCGCAATGCCTGGGATACTGCAGGAGGCCGCCGGGGCCCTTCAGGAGGAAGAGGGTGGGCAAGAGGCAGCCCTCCCCCAGATCCAAGAGGCCGAGAACTCCGAGGAGGACTCGGATATTGAGCCAGCCGAGGAGGAGGACCAGAACCATGAGGCGGGCCTGGATGACGTCGTGGAGCCCCGTCATTTCCCCCTGGCAGGCTTTCGGTTCATGTTCCTGGATCTGATCCACTCCCTCCTCCAACGCATCTATTATAACCACCACATCCTGGTCCGGCCCCACGGAGACCATGTGTTAGTGAGCCAGCGCCCTCAGACCCCCGGGAACCAGGGAGACCCGCCGGTGCTCCACGTGCCCGAATCCCCCAGGGAGCCACCTGCGCCCCAGGCTTCCGAAGACCCGGGAGAATCCCCCGCGTTCTGGCAGCCCGGAGACCCGGGAGAACCCCCAGCGTTCTGGCAGCCCGGGGACCCGGGAGAACCCCCCGCGTCCTGGCAGCCCGGGGACCCGGGAGAACCACCCGCGTTCTGGCAGCCCGGGGACCCGGGAGAACCACCCGCGTCCTGGCAGCCCGAGCACCCGGGAGAACCACCCGCGTCCTGGCAGCCCGGGGACCCGGGAGAACCACCCGCGTCCTGGCAGCTCGAGCACCCGGGAGAACCACCCGCGTCCTGGCAGCCCGGGGACCCGGGAGAACCACCTGCGCTCTGGCAGCCCGAGCACCCGGGAGAACCACCCGCGCTCTGGCAGCCCGGGGACCCGGGAGAACCACCCGCGCTCTGGCAGCCCGAGCACCCGGGAGAACCACCCGTGTTCTGGCAGCCCGGGGACCCGGGAGAACCACCCGCATTCTGGCAGCCCGGGGACCCGGGAGAACCACCCGCGTTCTGGCAGCCGGAGGACCCAGGAGACGGCCCCACATCCTGGCAGGCGGAGGGCCAGGCAGGGGAAAACGCGTCTGCTCTCCAACCCGAGGAGCCAACAGAGGAAGCGGTAGATCTTGAGG aaatgaataaataccaATATGAAAACTCTGAGGAAGAGGCCCAAAAAGCTGGtggtgaggaagagaaagaagcagaacaggaacaagagaagaaaaatgaagaagaagaagaaggaccTAAGAAGGATCTGGACCAAGCTGAGGGCCGCCCCAGAAAATCCAG Ttgggagaaatag